From the Acidobacteriota bacterium genome, one window contains:
- the selB gene encoding selenocysteine-specific translation elongation factor: MARVIVGTAGHIDHGKTSLVRALTGIDCDRWEQEKTRGITIDLGFAHLTAHGEDGDLQIGFIDVPGHERFLHNALAGLGGVRVLLLVVAADEGVKPQTREHLDICSLLHIPSAVVALTKSDLVATDLLELAQLEVEELLAGGPFEGAPAIAVSSTTGEGVEDLRRALLEQARSQALEGTDQRPVRLPVDRAFHLKGAGVVVTGTLVSGSVATGDSLQIQPGEGSARVRSIQVHGMERPAAQTGERTSLQLAGAGLEDLSRGVHLVTPEAFQGSRSLLLRCRLLPDADKSISGFVPVRVHHFASETVGKMRPLDPPELGPGGEALVEVRLSQPLTAVRGDTVILRRPSPAATLGGGPVLDPQWLRHRGNALANALKALSGDLPSALRQWIYEGGEAGATGRELARRLGGRPEAVHPLLEELAAAGHLLEAPGSSGASGGARRWISPAVFQRILRRAQKVLASYFKENRLARGLPKAEAVQRILSARGKPLAAIYLDWLQSAKVLGLDGDLVTLPGHRAELTGEESKLARAIVENLDDAGLKPPSPGELQRDLGAKPQIVDGVVGYLVERGKLLRLPNGLILSARAVSELQKEMAAGGWEKFTVVQFKDHFGLSRKWAIPILEHLDSVGFTRRAGDQRLLVHGS, encoded by the coding sequence ATGGCAAGGGTCATCGTCGGCACCGCCGGCCATATCGACCACGGCAAGACCAGCCTGGTTCGGGCTCTCACGGGGATCGACTGCGACCGTTGGGAGCAGGAGAAGACCCGGGGCATCACCATCGACCTCGGCTTCGCCCACTTGACCGCCCACGGGGAGGACGGCGACCTCCAGATCGGGTTCATCGACGTCCCGGGGCACGAGCGGTTTCTGCACAACGCCCTGGCAGGCCTCGGTGGCGTGCGGGTGCTGTTGTTGGTGGTGGCCGCCGACGAGGGGGTCAAGCCCCAAACCCGCGAACATCTGGACATCTGCTCCCTGCTGCACATTCCCAGCGCCGTGGTGGCCCTCACCAAGAGCGACCTGGTCGCCACGGACCTTCTGGAGCTGGCCCAGCTGGAGGTCGAGGAGCTACTCGCCGGCGGCCCCTTCGAGGGCGCGCCGGCAATCGCCGTCTCCAGCACCACCGGGGAAGGCGTGGAGGATCTGCGCCGGGCGCTGCTGGAGCAAGCTCGCTCCCAGGCCCTGGAGGGAACGGACCAACGGCCGGTGCGCCTGCCGGTGGACCGGGCCTTTCATCTCAAAGGAGCGGGGGTGGTGGTCACCGGCACACTGGTCAGCGGCTCCGTGGCTACCGGTGACAGCCTCCAAATCCAGCCCGGAGAAGGCAGCGCCCGGGTGCGCTCCATCCAAGTCCACGGAATGGAACGGCCCGCCGCCCAGACCGGAGAACGCACCTCCCTGCAGCTCGCCGGGGCCGGCCTCGAAGACCTGAGCCGCGGCGTCCACCTGGTAACCCCGGAGGCCTTCCAGGGCTCCCGATCCCTGCTCCTGCGCTGCCGGCTGCTACCCGATGCGGACAAGAGCATCTCCGGCTTCGTCCCGGTACGGGTCCACCACTTCGCCAGCGAAACCGTGGGCAAGATGCGGCCCCTGGACCCTCCGGAGCTGGGCCCCGGCGGCGAAGCTCTGGTGGAGGTGCGGCTCAGCCAGCCGCTGACGGCGGTGCGCGGCGACACGGTGATTCTGCGCCGGCCGTCTCCCGCCGCGACCCTCGGCGGCGGGCCGGTGCTCGACCCCCAATGGCTGCGACACCGGGGCAACGCTCTGGCCAACGCCTTGAAGGCGCTCTCCGGGGATTTGCCCTCGGCGCTGCGCCAGTGGATCTACGAGGGTGGCGAGGCGGGAGCCACGGGCCGGGAGCTGGCCCGCCGCCTAGGAGGACGGCCGGAGGCGGTGCACCCACTGCTGGAAGAGCTCGCCGCCGCCGGCCATCTGCTGGAGGCCCCCGGTTCCTCCGGCGCCTCCGGTGGAGCTCGACGCTGGATTTCGCCGGCGGTCTTCCAGCGCATCCTGCGCCGGGCCCAAAAAGTCCTCGCCAGTTATTTCAAGGAGAATCGTCTGGCCCGCGGCCTACCCAAGGCAGAGGCGGTGCAACGCATTCTCTCGGCCCGCGGAAAGCCCTTGGCGGCGATCTATCTCGACTGGCTGCAATCCGCAAAGGTCCTCGGTCTGGACGGCGATCTGGTCACTCTCCCGGGTCACCGCGCGGAGCTCACCGGCGAGGAGTCCAAGCTCGCCCGCGCCATCGTCGAGAACCTCGACGACGCCGGCCTCAAGCCCCCGAGTCCCGGGGAGCTGCAGCGGGATCTGGGAGCCAAGCCGCAGATCGTCGACGGCGTGGTGGGATATCTGGTGGAGCGAGGCAAGCTGCTGCGCTTGCCCAACGGACTGATCCTCTCGGCCCGCGCCGTCTCCGAGCTGCAGAAAGAGATGGCGGCCGGCGGCTGGGAGAAGTTCACCGTCGTCCAATTCAAGGACCACTTCGGCCTCAGCCGCAAATGGGCCATCCCGATTCTCGAGCACCTGGACTCCGTCGGCTTCACCCGCCGAGCCGGTGACCAGCGGCTCCTGGTCCATGGGTCCTGA
- a CDS encoding TonB-dependent receptor, with product MSRFLSIALMLALTFGGTLSVLAQGQQSGTLTGTVKDSNGDPLPGVTVTVTSPSLLGERTAFTGANGDYIIRGLNPGTYKVVFELSGMTTVERTATVELGRTSRSDAPMQVAEVEETIVVRGEAPTALESTTVGANYDAETIDSLATPRTLFGIAQLAPGLSTNTPNGGQVTISGAFAYDNVFLIDGVDTNDNLFGTSNNLFIEDAIEETQVLTSGVSAEYGRFSGGVINAITKSGGNEFSGSARIDLTNPSWRNETPIEEDNGITRESDQQEVLQATLGGYVVKDALWFFLAGRDQSLASQHVFASTNVPVSRTTDNERYEIKLTGNINSSHTLQGTYTENETSQFRPSFNFTIDPRAAKARTLPNDLFVVRYNGVLTSNLFAELQYSEKAFQFADSGGTSTDIVDSPFLSFGNGLQHYNQPYFDATDPEDRNNEQLAGSVSYFLSSASAGSHDIKVGFEDFTSFRTGGNSQSATSYVFEAEYLQDANGNAILDDQGRLQPIFNGGVILENWIAVRGAQIDIQTQSFYINDKWNFNDHWSFNIGARYEQVDGTATGGVQPVDADAFVPRLAASYDVRGDGKYKFDLTYAEYAGKYSEAQFANNTNVGTPDYIGLFYDGPEGVGLDFAPGFDLNNYVPYNAVFPLQNVFYDEGINSPVVEEITFSAGAEIGRGGYLKLTYTDRSTSDFVEDFINDPLNPVTVVTPIGNQVADRQVFSNTSAPVRDYQGLQLQGRYRITNNWQVEGHWTHQITNDGNFEGEGTNTPGSSSTFGDYPEVFNKDRHFPEGRLNDFQEDRVRLWTTYNLGLGRAGNVGLSLLLNYDSAPTYSLSATRVPLTDQQRAANPGYRGLPTTQTLFFGERGTEEFESSTTVDFAATYSLPIWRSLETWVKFDMRNVFDDDSVIDGFQTVGANFGGPTDADGLPTTFTRPANLGNPQNNEDFVTPREYRISAGIRF from the coding sequence ATGAGCCGCTTTCTGAGCATTGCGCTCATGCTCGCCTTGACCTTTGGGGGCACCCTTTCGGTGCTCGCCCAGGGTCAGCAATCCGGTACCCTCACTGGTACCGTGAAGGACAGCAACGGTGATCCGTTGCCCGGCGTTACGGTCACCGTGACGTCCCCGTCCTTGCTGGGCGAGCGCACCGCCTTCACCGGCGCCAACGGTGACTACATCATCCGCGGTCTGAACCCCGGAACCTACAAGGTCGTATTCGAGCTTTCCGGGATGACCACCGTCGAGCGCACCGCCACCGTCGAGCTCGGACGCACTTCGCGTTCCGACGCTCCGATGCAGGTGGCCGAGGTCGAGGAGACCATCGTCGTCCGCGGCGAGGCCCCCACGGCTCTCGAGAGCACCACCGTCGGTGCCAACTACGACGCCGAGACCATCGACTCGCTGGCGACCCCCCGGACCCTGTTCGGCATCGCCCAGCTGGCCCCCGGTCTCAGCACCAACACCCCCAACGGCGGTCAGGTGACGATCTCCGGCGCTTTCGCCTATGACAACGTCTTCCTGATCGACGGTGTGGACACCAACGACAACCTCTTCGGTACCTCGAACAACCTGTTCATCGAGGACGCCATCGAAGAGACCCAGGTCCTGACCTCCGGCGTTTCCGCCGAGTACGGCCGCTTCAGCGGTGGCGTCATCAACGCCATCACCAAGAGCGGTGGTAACGAGTTCTCCGGCAGCGCCCGGATCGACCTGACCAACCCCAGCTGGCGCAACGAGACTCCCATCGAGGAGGACAACGGGATCACCCGTGAGAGCGACCAGCAGGAGGTTCTCCAGGCCACCCTCGGCGGCTACGTGGTGAAGGACGCTCTGTGGTTCTTCCTCGCCGGCCGTGACCAGAGCCTGGCTTCCCAGCACGTGTTCGCGAGCACCAACGTTCCGGTCTCCCGTACCACCGACAACGAGCGGTACGAGATCAAGCTGACCGGCAACATCAACTCGAGCCACACGCTGCAGGGTACCTACACCGAGAACGAGACCTCTCAGTTCCGTCCTTCGTTCAACTTCACCATCGACCCGCGGGCCGCCAAGGCTCGCACGCTGCCCAACGACCTGTTCGTGGTGCGCTACAACGGCGTCCTGACCTCGAACCTCTTCGCCGAGCTTCAGTACTCGGAGAAGGCGTTCCAGTTCGCCGACTCCGGCGGCACCAGCACCGACATCGTTGACTCGCCGTTCCTGTCCTTCGGCAACGGCCTGCAGCACTACAACCAGCCCTACTTCGATGCCACCGATCCTGAGGATCGCAACAACGAGCAGCTGGCTGGTAGCGTTTCCTACTTCCTGTCCAGCGCCAGCGCTGGCTCCCACGACATCAAGGTTGGCTTCGAGGACTTCACGAGCTTCCGCACCGGCGGTAACTCCCAGTCCGCGACCTCCTACGTGTTCGAGGCCGAGTACCTGCAGGATGCCAACGGCAACGCCATTCTGGACGACCAGGGTCGCCTGCAGCCGATCTTCAACGGCGGCGTGATCCTGGAGAACTGGATCGCCGTGCGCGGTGCGCAGATCGACATCCAGACCCAGTCCTTCTACATCAACGACAAGTGGAACTTCAACGACCACTGGTCCTTCAACATCGGCGCTCGCTACGAGCAGGTGGACGGAACCGCCACCGGTGGCGTGCAGCCGGTGGACGCGGACGCCTTCGTGCCGCGTCTGGCCGCGTCCTATGACGTGCGCGGTGACGGCAAGTACAAGTTCGACCTGACCTACGCCGAGTACGCTGGTAAGTACTCCGAGGCTCAGTTCGCGAACAACACCAACGTGGGTACTCCCGATTACATCGGTCTGTTCTACGACGGTCCCGAAGGCGTGGGTCTCGACTTCGCTCCGGGCTTCGACCTGAACAACTACGTGCCCTACAACGCGGTCTTCCCGCTGCAGAACGTGTTCTACGACGAGGGCATCAACTCGCCCGTCGTCGAGGAGATCACTTTCTCCGCCGGCGCTGAGATCGGCCGGGGCGGCTACCTCAAGCTGACCTACACCGACCGCAGCACCAGCGACTTCGTCGAGGACTTCATCAACGATCCGCTGAACCCGGTGACGGTGGTTACCCCCATCGGCAACCAGGTCGCTGATCGTCAGGTGTTCTCGAACACCAGCGCTCCGGTGCGTGACTACCAGGGTCTGCAGCTGCAGGGCCGCTACCGCATCACCAACAACTGGCAGGTCGAGGGTCACTGGACCCACCAGATCACCAACGACGGTAACTTCGAGGGTGAGGGCACCAACACCCCTGGCTCCTCGTCGACCTTCGGTGATTACCCTGAGGTGTTCAACAAGGACCGTCACTTCCCCGAGGGTCGTCTGAACGACTTCCAGGAAGACCGTGTCCGCCTGTGGACCACCTACAACCTGGGCCTCGGCCGGGCCGGCAACGTTGGCCTCAGCCTGCTGCTCAACTACGACTCCGCTCCGACTTACAGCCTGAGCGCGACTCGTGTTCCTCTTACCGACCAGCAGCGCGCGGCCAACCCGGGCTACCGTGGTCTGCCGACCACCCAGACGCTCTTCTTCGGTGAGCGGGGAACTGAGGAGTTCGAGAGCTCCACGACCGTGGACTTCGCGGCTACTTACTCCCTGCCCATCTGGAGGTCTCTGGAGACTTGGGTGAAGTTCGACATGCGCAACGTCTTCGACGACGACAGCGTGATCGACGGTTTCCAGACCGTTGGTGCGAACTTCGGCGGCCCGACGGATGCCGATGGTCTTCCGACCACCTTCACCCGTCCGGCGAACCTTGGTAATCCGCAGAACAACGAAGACTTCGTGACTCCTCGCGAGTACCGGATCTCCGCGGGTATCCGCTTCTAA
- a CDS encoding CRTAC1 family protein yields MREEMEEICRRLQDSDQRYFGLRPAEELQRRLQAPGLDGATELELRRRLGRELIELGKPLEAVEELETALALAQKTNAPREARLDLVALTGLAHLQAAEDVNCIGHHTSASCILPVLPEGVHPLPDHARRAGDYFQAFLQEVPRSVQTAWLLNLSRMVSGDFPQGVPEPYRLSESTFAKAQLPGEPGRWVDRGPELGINALDLAGGAVMEDLDGDGLLDLVTSTSDPCDHLKAFRNDGHGGFEDVTRAWGLDEQLGGLNLVQADYDGDGAVDLLVLRGAWLFEQGRIRNSLLRNRVQETGRFEDVTRSAGLAEPAVPTQTAAWADYDGDGDLDLYVGNEALEPNLYPSRLWRNDGASFTDVTEAAGVANRRFAKGVTWGDYDDDGDPDLYVSNFGPNRLYENRGDGTFEDVAAAAGVLQPEGNSFASWFFDYDNDGDLDLLVADYNGPGIKVAAHFFGVPVPDGQPLLYRNDGGRFTEVSRSVGIEQPMLPMGSNYGDVDNDGWLDFYIGTGDPEFESQFPNILLRNTGGRFEDVTYSGGFGHVQKGHSVAFGDVDNDGDQDLFEQLGGFYPGDAFGNALFENPGGEGLDSTGHWITLRFEGKKANRHAVGARVEARVRNQDGSVRSVHALVGTGGSFGGNSLQLELGLGAEAVAVDRLIVRWPGSGTVQELAVPALDRFYRLVEGEELEALEVPRISLGG; encoded by the coding sequence GTGCGCGAGGAGATGGAAGAGATCTGCCGCCGGCTCCAGGACAGCGACCAGCGCTATTTCGGCCTGCGCCCCGCGGAGGAGTTGCAGCGGCGGCTCCAGGCGCCGGGGCTCGATGGAGCGACGGAGCTGGAGCTGCGCCGCCGGCTGGGGCGGGAGCTGATCGAGCTGGGCAAGCCGCTGGAGGCGGTCGAGGAGCTGGAGACGGCCTTGGCGCTGGCCCAGAAGACCAACGCCCCGCGGGAGGCCCGCCTCGATCTGGTGGCCCTGACCGGTCTCGCGCACCTTCAGGCCGCCGAGGACGTCAACTGCATCGGCCACCACACCTCCGCCAGCTGCATCCTGCCGGTGTTGCCGGAGGGCGTCCACCCGCTGCCGGACCATGCCCGGCGCGCCGGCGACTATTTCCAGGCTTTTCTCCAGGAAGTGCCCCGCAGCGTCCAGACCGCCTGGCTGCTCAACCTGTCGCGGATGGTCTCCGGGGATTTTCCGCAGGGTGTGCCGGAGCCCTACCGGCTCTCGGAATCCACCTTTGCCAAGGCTCAGCTGCCGGGGGAACCGGGCCGCTGGGTGGATCGCGGTCCGGAGCTGGGAATCAATGCTTTGGATCTCGCCGGCGGAGCGGTGATGGAGGATCTGGACGGCGACGGTCTGTTGGACCTGGTGACCTCCACCTCGGATCCCTGCGATCACCTCAAGGCCTTCCGCAACGACGGCCACGGCGGCTTCGAGGACGTCACCCGCGCCTGGGGGCTGGATGAGCAGCTGGGCGGGTTGAATCTGGTTCAGGCGGACTACGACGGCGACGGGGCGGTGGATCTGCTGGTGCTGCGGGGAGCCTGGCTCTTCGAGCAGGGGCGCATCCGCAACTCTCTGCTGCGCAACCGGGTGCAGGAAACCGGGCGTTTCGAGGACGTCACCCGCTCCGCCGGCCTGGCGGAGCCCGCGGTGCCCACCCAAACCGCCGCCTGGGCGGACTACGACGGCGACGGCGACCTGGATCTCTACGTCGGCAACGAGGCGCTGGAGCCCAACCTCTACCCCTCCCGGCTATGGCGCAACGACGGCGCGAGCTTCACCGACGTCACCGAGGCCGCCGGCGTCGCCAACCGGCGCTTCGCCAAGGGCGTGACCTGGGGCGACTACGACGACGACGGGGATCCGGACCTCTACGTCTCCAACTTCGGCCCCAACCGTCTCTACGAGAACCGCGGCGACGGCACCTTCGAGGATGTGGCGGCCGCCGCCGGGGTGTTGCAGCCGGAGGGCAACAGTTTTGCCAGCTGGTTCTTCGACTACGACAACGACGGCGACCTGGATCTGCTGGTGGCGGACTACAACGGCCCCGGCATCAAGGTCGCGGCGCATTTCTTCGGCGTTCCGGTGCCCGACGGCCAGCCGCTGCTCTACCGCAACGACGGTGGCCGATTCACCGAGGTTTCCCGCAGCGTAGGCATCGAGCAGCCGATGCTGCCCATGGGCTCGAATTACGGCGACGTGGACAACGACGGCTGGCTCGACTTCTACATCGGCACCGGCGATCCGGAGTTCGAGAGCCAATTCCCCAACATTCTGCTGCGCAACACCGGTGGCCGCTTCGAGGATGTCACCTACAGCGGCGGCTTCGGGCACGTGCAGAAGGGCCACAGCGTGGCGTTCGGCGACGTGGACAACGACGGCGACCAGGATCTCTTCGAGCAGCTCGGCGGCTTTTACCCCGGCGACGCCTTTGGCAATGCGCTCTTCGAGAATCCCGGTGGTGAAGGCCTAGACAGCACCGGCCATTGGATCACCCTCCGTTTCGAGGGCAAGAAGGCCAACCGCCACGCTGTCGGCGCCCGGGTAGAGGCGCGAGTCCGCAACCAGGATGGTTCGGTGCGTTCGGTCCACGCATTGGTGGGCACCGGTGGTTCCTTCGGCGGCAACAGTCTCCAGCTAGAGCTCGGCTTGGGCGCCGAAGCGGTAGCCGTCGACCGGCTCATCGTGCGCTGGCCCGGCAGTGGAACGGTGCAGGAGCTCGCCGTCCCGGCTTTGGATCGCTTCTATCGGCTGGTGGAAGGGGAAGAGCTGGAGGCGCTGGAAGTGCCTCGGATTTCCCTCGGCGGCTGA